One genomic window of Salvia miltiorrhiza cultivar Shanhuang (shh) chromosome 4, IMPLAD_Smil_shh, whole genome shotgun sequence includes the following:
- the LOC131023435 gene encoding uncharacterized protein LOC131023435, protein MLVGYETDKSIENWVWALVDDLDAFNQFPWGEYSYNLLCRNITKCKSKEKYKFFGPVWALHVWSLEIMPDFGNVVGKCVAEFAHPRCLKWKFRSRPGRKDLQSFFEKEEQERLELVPDEFEVTTMYYLSTVGIYMGHSITKAIIRMDRRARSSSSRGGGSRGRAREKRVRPPTTSSSSSSGDHSNRPVDRAYLDATVRRMEEAHEERLKRHSESIEARVKRTLKEFLVELKGFLSCKSVQARDVHSPAPRPTPASEARHFDDIRDEGAEEGDDIRDKGAEEGDVPRDDNVTQSPYVPQFTQFECGSTSFLGTDAEIPHFSNPIDQMRACFDYMGEEMVSFGEPSQRIETAVLPRRSTRQRFPSQQLESPYAASGGRK, encoded by the exons ATGCTGGTAGGTTACGAGACCGATAAATCAATTGAAAATTGGGTTTGGGCGTTAGTGGATGATCTTGATGCATTTAACCAATTTCCGTGGGGGGAGTATAGTTATAATTTGTTGTGTCGAAACATAACAAAGTGCAagtcaaaagaaaaatataaattctttGGACCTGTTTGGGCGTTGCACGTGTGGTCGCTTGAGATCATGCCCGACTTTGGTAATGTGGTTGGCAAGTGTGTTGCTGAGTTTGCTCACCCTCGATGTTTGAAGTGGAAGTTTCGGAGTAGACCGGGTAGGAAGGATTTACAGTCCTTTTTCGAGAAAGAG GAGCAAGAGAGATTGGAGTTGGTCCCAGATGAATTTGAAGTCACCACTATGTACTACTTGTCTACCGTTGGAATTTATATGGGGCACAGTATAACGAAGGCCATAATCA GGATGGATAGACGGGCGCGGAGTTCATCCTCCCGTGGAGGGGGTTCTCGTGGACGAGCTAGGGAAAAGCGTGTTAGGCCACCTACTACATCTTCATCCTCTAGTAGCGGCGATCATAGTAACCGACCTGTAGACCGTGCCTATCTAGATGCCACTGTGAGGAGGATGGAAGAGGCACATGAAGAGAGATTGAAGCGGCATAGCGAATCTATAGAGGCACGGGTGAAGAGGACTTTGAAGGAGTTTTTAGTGGAACTGAAGGGATTTTTAAGTTGTAAGAGTGTTCAAGCTAGGGATGTACATTCCCCTGCTCCTCGACCTACACCGGCATCCGAGGCAAGACATTTTGATGATATACGAGACGAGGGTGCCGAGGAAGGCGATGATATACGAGACAAGGGTGCCGAGGAAGGCGATGTTCCTCGTGATGATAATGTGACACAATCGCCATATGTTCCACAGTTTACTCAGTTTGAGTGTGGGAGCACATCTTTTTTGGGCACTGATGCCGAGATCCCTCATTTCTCCAACCCAATTGATCAAAtgagagcatgttttgattACATGGGAGAG GAGATGGTTAGTTTTGGAGAGCCCTCCCAACGCATTGAGACGGCGGTATTGCCCCGTAGAAGTACACGTCAGAGATTCCCATCTCAACAGTTGGAGTCCCCGTATGCTGCATctggagggagaaaataa